One part of the Melitaea cinxia chromosome 8, ilMelCinx1.1, whole genome shotgun sequence genome encodes these proteins:
- the LOC123655559 gene encoding 60S ribosomal protein L9, producing the protein MKQIVANQKVKIPEGLTVHVKSRLVTVKGPRGTLKRNFKHLAVDIRMVNPRLLKVEKWFGSKKELAAVRTVCSHVENMIKGVTKGFQYKMRAVYAHFPINCVTTEGNSIIEIRNFLGEKYIRRVKMAPGVTVVNSPKQKDELIIEGNSLEDVSSSAALIQQSTTVKNKDIRKFLDGLYVSEKTTVVLDEI; encoded by the exons ATGAAGCAAATCGTTGCTAACCAAAAAGTGAAAATCCCTGAGGGGTTGACTGTTCATGTGAAATCAAGACTAGTGACAGTGAAAGGTCCTCGTGGAACACTGAAAAGAAACTTCAAACATTTAGCTGTTGACATTCGCATGGTGAACCCTCGGTTGTTAAAGGTAGAAAAATGGTTTGGATCAAAGAAAGAGCTTGCTGCTGTAAGAACTGTATGTTCCCACGTTGAGAACATGATCAAAG gtgTCACTAAGGGATTCCAGTACAAAATGCGTGCTGTATATGCCCATTTCCCCATCAACTGTGTGACAACAGAAGGAAATTCAATTATTGAAATCCGTAACTTCCTTGGAGAGAAATACATCAGAAGGGTAAAGATGGCACCCGGTGTTACAGTTGTTAATTCTCCCAAGCAAAAGGACGAGCTTATCATCGAAGGTAACTCACTTGAAGATGTTTCAAGCTCAGCTGCTCTTATCCAACAGTCAACAACTGTTAAGAATAAGGATATCAGAAAATTCTTGGACGGTCTTTATGTGTCTGAGAAGACTACTGTTGTACTGGATGAGATATAA
- the LOC123655510 gene encoding 39S ribosomal protein L46, mitochondrial, protein MFLRKFFCSEISVGFRIFVRDKSSWDIITGVCVERLPVVTPPLNDIQKKFKNLQWTIEVEKSLKSNHEIRKENDKKQAELLKNESIEVDLDAVSKITAQDFEDASKEELENFKFADIETEADKRGDKSTHDRCLQKHLVLVTQVKLGKDVKTILPQGVWTEGETLRQTAERALLEQCGPDLKVKFLSNAPSGFYKYKYPTEINGKIGAKVFFYYANYKAGEINKASKPNWLTRNEMTEILPEKYNKSVQSFLIEETY, encoded by the exons ATGTTTTTAAGAAAGTTTTTTTGTTCAGAAATAAGCGTCGGTTTTAGAATATTTGTTCGAG ATAAGTCTTCTTGGGATATAATAACTGGCGTATGTGTCGAAAGGCTACCAGTAGTGACACCGCCACTTAATGATATTCAAAAGAAGTTTAAGAATCTGCAGTGGACCATTGAAGTAGAAAAAAGTCTTAAGTCAAACCACGAAATAAGAAAAGAGAACGACaa AAAACAGGCTGAGCTTCTGAAGAATGAATCAATTGAAGTTGATTTGGACGCTGTCAGTAAAATTACTGCTCAAGATTTTGAAGATGCTTCAAAAGAAGAattggaaaattttaaatttgctgATATCGAGACAg AAGCAGATAAGAGAGGTGACAAAAGTACACATGACAGGTGTCTTCAGAAGCATTTGGTGCTTGTAACTCAAGTGAAATTAGGAAAAGATGTCAAAACTATTTTACCACAAGGTGTGTGGACAGAAGGGGAGACATTGAGACAG aCGGCAGAACGAGCACTTTTGGAACAATGTGGTCctgatttaaaagtcaaatttttatcaaatgctCCAAGCGGtttctacaaatataaatatcctacAGAAATTAATGGAAAAATTGGTGCaaag GTATTCTTTTATTATGCAAATTATAAAGCTGGTGAAATAAATAAGGCATCAAAACCCAACTGGTTAACAAGGAATGAGATGACTGAAATATTaccagaaaaatataataaatctgtaCAGAGTTTTTTGATTGAGGagacatattaa